From the Leptolyngbya sp. O-77 genome, one window contains:
- a CDS encoding O-methyltransferase, whose protein sequence is MNDLANLKSPAVLDAILADTAALNFQMLSEPLTGALLRSLCASKPGGRFLELGTGTGAATAWMLDGMDARSTLWTVDCEAGLVAIAQAHLAADPRVSFFVQDGGPFLEMLAQQGESFDLIFADTWPGKYTHLDLVLSLVKPGGLYLIDDMLPQANWSEGHAPKVAALIADLEQRSEWAIAKLAWASGIVLATRRPFLPVHPERR, encoded by the coding sequence ATGAACGATTTGGCAAACCTGAAATCGCCTGCGGTGCTAGATGCGATTTTGGCAGACACAGCTGCGCTCAACTTTCAGATGCTTTCGGAGCCGCTGACCGGAGCGCTGCTGCGATCGCTCTGTGCCAGCAAGCCGGGCGGGCGATTTCTGGAACTGGGTACGGGCACGGGTGCGGCGACGGCCTGGATGCTGGACGGCATGGATGCCCGGTCTACGCTGTGGACGGTGGATTGCGAGGCAGGGCTGGTGGCGATCGCCCAGGCTCACCTTGCCGCCGATCCGCGTGTGTCTTTTTTCGTGCAAGACGGCGGCCCATTTCTAGAGATGCTGGCGCAGCAGGGCGAGTCTTTTGACCTGATCTTTGCCGACACCTGGCCCGGCAAATATACCCATCTGGATCTGGTGCTTTCGCTGGTGAAACCAGGCGGGCTGTACCTCATCGACGACATGTTGCCCCAGGCAAACTGGTCAGAAGGGCACGCGCCCAAGGTAGCCGCACTGATTGCTGATTTAGAACAGCGGAGCGAGTGGGCGATCGCCAAACTGGCTTGGGCCAGCGGCATCGTTCTGGCTACGCGCCGCCCGTTTTTGCCGGTGCATCCTGAGCGCCGTTGA
- a CDS encoding iron uptake porin gives MAQVTSVSEFADVSPGDWAYEALAYLVNSEQQGGLDCLEGYPDGAFRGQRALIRYEFAAGLASCLDAVIGRLDNLDPEALARIEALQREFARELADLRGRVDALEDRTAELEANQFSITTRLAGEAIFDISDLFGDQLEAVGNTTVFQYRARLNFQTSFSGADLLQTRLTAGNRTARRVVGSLGRRSLAPNVVPRGTAEGLLITALGGDTTNNVQAMCRQCAGNVQVDRLTYGFNLGQRLSAYVAAIGGTHQAYVHSTLTPFFDDADGGNGSLSPFSQYSPIYRIGGGAGFGFNYRFDDAGTLALSLGYLADNAANPSEDSGFFNGDYAALGQLTFSPSQDFSIGLTYVNGYHTEVANGGISTPNAIYDLYDLGQSGDRGRFFTGTVPANALHGALGVPAVTNSYGLELAWRVSSSISLSAFGGYTNLTLLETGRGDIWYYGLGLALPDLFGAGNLGGVMVGVEPYLTGLRGQYTLADLGLGNDTSLHIEAFYRIRVTDNISIMPSVIVITAPEQNRDRFDSFVIGTLRTTFQF, from the coding sequence ATGGCTCAGGTCACCTCCGTCAGCGAGTTTGCCGACGTTAGCCCCGGCGATTGGGCCTATGAAGCACTGGCCTACCTGGTGAACAGCGAACAGCAGGGTGGATTAGACTGTCTGGAGGGCTATCCAGACGGCGCTTTTCGTGGGCAACGGGCCTTGATCCGCTACGAATTTGCAGCCGGTCTGGCCTCCTGTCTAGATGCTGTCATCGGGCGGCTAGACAATCTTGACCCAGAAGCCCTAGCGCGAATCGAGGCGTTGCAGCGAGAATTTGCCCGTGAGTTGGCAGATTTGCGGGGTCGCGTGGATGCTTTGGAAGACCGGACGGCAGAACTCGAAGCCAATCAGTTTTCCATCACTACGCGGCTGGCAGGCGAGGCGATCTTCGACATCAGCGATCTATTCGGCGATCAGCTTGAGGCGGTCGGCAACACTACAGTGTTTCAATATCGCGCCCGCCTCAATTTTCAAACCAGCTTCAGCGGCGCTGATTTGCTGCAAACTCGACTGACCGCGGGCAACCGAACCGCTCGAAGAGTGGTCGGCAGTTTAGGTCGGCGCAGTTTGGCTCCAAACGTTGTACCGCGGGGAACCGCAGAAGGACTGCTCATCACGGCCCTTGGGGGCGACACCACTAACAATGTGCAGGCAATGTGCAGGCAATGTGCAGGCAATGTGCAGGTGGATCGGCTCACCTATGGGTTTAATCTGGGGCAACGCCTGAGTGCCTATGTCGCGGCGATCGGTGGCACCCACCAGGCCTACGTCCACAGCACCCTCACCCCCTTCTTCGATGATGCCGACGGCGGCAACGGTTCCCTGTCGCCCTTCAGCCAATACAGCCCCATCTACCGCATCGGCGGCGGTGCGGGGTTTGGTTTCAACTACCGCTTTGACGACGCGGGCACGCTGGCTCTGTCCCTCGGCTATCTGGCCGACAACGCTGCCAATCCTAGCGAAGACAGCGGCTTCTTCAATGGCGACTACGCCGCGCTGGGGCAACTCACCTTCTCGCCTAGCCAGGACTTCAGTATTGGTCTAACCTATGTCAACGGCTACCATACAGAAGTTGCCAACGGCGGCATTTCCACACCCAATGCTATCTATGATCTCTATGATCTAGGACAGAGTGGCGACCGCGGCCGCTTCTTCACAGGCACGGTTCCCGCCAACGCCCTGCACGGCGCACTGGGCGTACCTGCGGTCACCAATTCCTATGGACTGGAACTCGCTTGGCGCGTGAGTTCCAGTATCAGCCTCAGCGCCTTTGGTGGCTATACCAACCTGACGCTGCTGGAAACTGGGCGCGGCGATATCTGGTATTACGGGCTAGGGCTGGCCCTTCCCGACCTGTTTGGCGCAGGCAATCTGGGGGGCGTGATGGTGGGCGTGGAACCCTATCTTACCGGGCTGCGCGGTCAGTATACGCTTGCCGATTTGGGGCTGGGAAACGACACCTCGCTGCATATCGAAGCTTTCTATCGCATTCGCGTTACGGATAATATTTCGATTATGCCGAGCGTGATTGTGATTACGGCTCCGGAGCAAAATCGCGATCGCTTTGATTCTTTTGTCATCGGCACGCTGCGGACGACGTTCCAGTTTTAG
- the gyrA gene encoding DNA gyrase subunit A, which translates to MTFSSESPQDRIVPTDLRTEMSRSYLEYAMSVIVGRALPDARDGLKPVHRRILYAMHELGLAPDRPFRKCARVVGDVIGKYHPHGDTAVYDALVRMAQDFSMRSPLVDGHGNFGSVDNDPPAAMRYTECRLRAITTNALLQDIESETVDFVPNYDGSQQEPLVLPARIPQLLLNGSSGIAVGMATNIPPHNLGELLDGLVALIANPDMTDAELMQIIPGPDFPTGGIILGTSGIREAYATGRGSITMRGVATIETIERRGAPDREAIIITELPYQTNKAALIEKIAEMVNERKLEGIADIRDESDRDGMRIVIELRRDAYPRVVLNNLYKQTPLQANFGVNTLALVNGEPQLLGLKESLQVFLDFRIETITRRTRYELRKAEERDHILQGYLIALANLDEIIALIRGAADTPTAKQELMERYSLSEAQADAILQMQLRRLTALEAGKIQAEHDELQVKIADLRDILANRERILQIIRDEAVELKAAHATPRRTVIEPLDGELGDIDLIANERAIILVTEQGYIKRMPVSTFEAQNRATRGKSGTRMKEDDGIDHFLTCNDHDNILFFSDRGVAYCLRAYQVPTGSRTSRGVPIVQLLPIPVEEKITSVVAVTEFTDDLYLVMLTQKGFIKKTQLSAFGNIRTNGLIAISLEDGDQLRWVRLTTADDSIIIGSRKGMTIHFRTDHEQLRPLGRPTRGVRAMSLREGDELISMDILPSQVVQTIAEGDDTDNDGDLAEEECSTAQGPWVLVITTGGLGKRVPVNQFRLQKRAGMGLRAIRFRKAGDELAALRVVNEDDEMILVTSRGIIIRQVVNAISCQSRAATGVRVQRLDEDDAIADVALVPPSGEAEDPDAEDEAPES; encoded by the coding sequence ATGACCTTCTCCTCGGAGTCGCCCCAAGACCGGATCGTGCCCACAGACCTCCGCACGGAAATGTCCCGGTCATACCTGGAATACGCCATGAGCGTGATTGTAGGGCGGGCACTCCCCGATGCGCGAGACGGTCTTAAACCCGTTCATCGTCGCATTCTCTACGCTATGCATGAACTGGGCCTTGCGCCCGATCGCCCCTTTCGGAAATGCGCCCGCGTCGTGGGTGATGTGATTGGTAAATATCATCCCCACGGCGATACTGCCGTGTATGATGCGCTGGTGCGGATGGCGCAAGATTTCTCGATGCGATCGCCCCTAGTAGACGGGCACGGCAACTTCGGTTCTGTGGACAACGACCCGCCCGCCGCCATGCGATATACCGAGTGTCGTCTGCGGGCCATTACCACCAACGCGCTGCTGCAAGACATCGAATCAGAAACCGTCGATTTTGTCCCAAACTATGACGGGTCGCAGCAAGAGCCGCTGGTGCTGCCTGCTCGTATCCCTCAGCTTTTGCTCAACGGCTCGTCCGGCATCGCCGTCGGCATGGCTACCAACATCCCACCCCACAACCTGGGCGAACTGCTAGACGGGCTGGTGGCGCTAATCGCCAACCCAGACATGACCGATGCCGAACTGATGCAGATCATTCCTGGCCCCGACTTTCCCACCGGCGGTATTATTCTGGGTACGAGCGGCATCCGCGAAGCCTACGCCACCGGGCGCGGCTCCATCACCATGCGCGGCGTAGCCACCATTGAAACCATCGAGCGGCGCGGCGCACCCGATCGCGAAGCCATCATCATCACCGAACTGCCCTACCAGACCAACAAGGCCGCGCTGATCGAGAAAATTGCCGAAATGGTGAACGAGCGCAAGCTGGAGGGAATCGCCGATATTCGCGACGAGAGCGATCGCGACGGAATGCGAATCGTCATTGAGCTGCGCCGCGATGCCTATCCCCGCGTCGTCCTCAATAACCTCTACAAGCAAACGCCGCTGCAAGCCAATTTTGGAGTCAACACGCTCGCCTTGGTGAACGGCGAACCGCAGCTTTTGGGATTAAAAGAATCCCTCCAGGTGTTCCTCGATTTTCGCATCGAAACGATTACGCGCCGCACGCGCTATGAACTGCGAAAAGCAGAGGAACGCGATCACATTTTGCAGGGCTATCTGATTGCCCTGGCGAACCTGGATGAGATCATCGCGCTAATTCGGGGCGCAGCCGACACGCCCACCGCAAAGCAAGAGCTGATGGAGCGCTATAGCCTGTCGGAAGCGCAGGCCGACGCGATTCTGCAAATGCAACTGCGCCGCCTCACCGCGCTAGAAGCAGGCAAAATTCAGGCAGAACACGACGAACTGCAAGTCAAAATTGCCGACCTGCGAGACATCCTGGCGAATCGGGAGCGCATTTTACAAATTATTCGGGACGAAGCAGTGGAGCTAAAAGCAGCCCACGCCACCCCGCGTCGCACGGTAATCGAACCCCTCGATGGCGAATTGGGCGATATTGACCTGATCGCCAACGAACGGGCCATCATTCTTGTAACGGAGCAGGGCTACATCAAGCGGATGCCCGTCAGCACTTTCGAGGCGCAAAACCGGGCGACGCGGGGCAAGTCCGGCACTCGTATGAAGGAAGATGATGGCATTGATCACTTCCTGACCTGCAACGACCACGACAATATCTTATTTTTTAGCGATCGCGGCGTGGCTTATTGCCTGCGGGCCTATCAGGTGCCCACGGGGTCCCGCACGTCTCGCGGCGTGCCCATCGTGCAACTGCTGCCGATTCCTGTGGAGGAGAAAATTACCTCTGTCGTTGCAGTGACCGAATTCACCGATGATCTTTATCTGGTGATGCTGACCCAGAAGGGCTTCATTAAAAAGACGCAGCTTTCGGCCTTTGGCAACATCCGCACCAATGGGCTGATTGCGATCTCTCTGGAAGACGGCGATCAGCTACGCTGGGTTCGCCTGACCACCGCAGACGACAGCATCATCATCGGCTCTCGCAAGGGCATGACGATTCATTTCCGCACCGATCATGAGCAACTGCGCCCCTTGGGTCGCCCCACTCGCGGCGTGCGAGCCATGAGCCTGCGCGAGGGCGATGAGCTAATCAGCATGGATATCTTACCTAGCCAGGTGGTGCAAACCATTGCCGAGGGCGACGACACCGATAACGATGGCGATCTGGCCGAGGAAGAGTGCAGCACGGCTCAGGGGCCGTGGGTGCTGGTCATTACCACGGGTGGGCTGGGCAAGCGCGTCCCGGTGAATCAGTTCCGGCTGCAAAAGCGGGCTGGCATGGGGCTGCGGGCAATTCGCTTCCGCAAGGCGGGCGATGAACTGGCGGCGCTACGCGTGGTAAACGAAGATGATGAAATGATTTTGGTGACGAGCCGTGGCATTATCATCCGCCAGGTGGTAAACGCGATTTCCTGTCAGTCGCGGGCGGCGACGGGGGTGCGTGTGCAGCGATTGGATGAGGACGATGCGATCGCCGATGTGGCGCTAGTGCCGCCCTCTGGTGAAGCGGAAGACCCAGATGCTGAGGACGAAGCCCCCGAAAGCTAA
- a CDS encoding PAS domain S-box protein codes for MLSQPSDDFPQVDLSDNEANRDRLLLPRPLISQSGGFKSGDRPAPDTDPAALPYLRAFFEEAMDAMVIADDSGYYIDANPAACELFGVSLDDLLGRCIADFSQVEFDFPSAWQQFLEKGHERGEFILVRPDGTVREVEYAATAHFVPHRHLSVLRDMTERRQLERQVQALNHDLERQVQQRTADLLAANAMLQATNQQLQAEIRQRERAEIALECAEDGVWDWHVPTGTLWLSGEWKRMLGYDCETDEIGDRLQEWSNRLHPEDRNRVLWETEIHLAGRTPLFRSEYRLRARDGTWRWILDRGKVVERDATGAPLRMIGTHVDITERKRLEESLRESQQKYRTLFEILPVGVSITDGAGKIIEVNPAFEQILGLSVDRYTGIYAQRVHDLPTWEMLRCDGSLMPPEECAAVRSLRAGQTIVGQEQGIRRSDGSISWVSVSAAPIPLKNYGVAIAHVDISARKAAEIALRQSELRFLEISNSSPANIYILVRRQDGSWYVEHMSRAIEEILEYSVAQVIENPDLLVECIHADDRAAYEAAVEQSLASLGPFYCEWRVVTPSGSVKWLKGSSRPRQRDNGEIAWYGVVLDISNLKAAEAALRQQEQEFRTLAENAPDSILRCDRQFRFLYVNPTVEKLVGIPAAELVGLTPQELDFPKALVALWMDAMEQVFTTGQDRAVEIEYDMTLPSGVFTFHARIVPELAADGSVTSVLVVARDITTLRQVQNAFAAQAERERALRLITQHIRETLNLKQILETAVQEVQRTLQADRTLVLRLDGDRQGVVIQEAVRPEYPPMLNRMLNLRRDGDSFFGDWNPADAPADTPNDAQRPKETALGDWREVMEPIAVQSNLVAPIAKTLEDGSIVTWGLLMTHACAQPRVWKPEEADLLQQVANQLAIAIQQSNLHQQVQQWATTLEQQVQERTAELQQALDFEAALKRITDKVRDSLDERKILQAVVQELGQTLRVLCCDTALYDLEHRTSTIYCEYVVSADQSAEGMILSMDDHPEIYTQLLQGIGHQFCFRDIGGQISRELMCSSTIFTQPIFDDQGCLGDVWLLRPREQWFSEPEIRLVRQVANQCAIALRQSRLFQAAQTQVAELERLNRLKDHFLSTVSHELRTPMANIKLATDLLEVHLQQSGLLPESDRPAPTQLAQYFQILKDEGQREISLINDLLDLTSIDADAEPLILSPLTLQDWLPHVLEPFLNRAQRQQQRLTLSISPDLPPVTTDASLLQRILGELLTNACKYTPTGEGIEVSATATAMLLNLCVANTGVDVPATECDRIFERFYRIPNLDPWKHGGTGLGLALVKKRVEYLGGMIWAECEPQRLSLKIQLPLERSPHRQNPQALR; via the coding sequence ATGCTGTCCCAACCTTCCGATGATTTTCCCCAGGTTGATTTGTCGGACAACGAGGCAAATCGGGATCGGTTGCTGCTGCCCCGGCCGCTAATCTCTCAGTCTGGTGGTTTTAAATCAGGCGATCGCCCTGCCCCAGACACCGACCCGGCCGCGTTGCCCTATCTCCGCGCCTTCTTTGAGGAAGCGATGGACGCGATGGTGATCGCCGACGACAGCGGCTACTATATTGATGCCAATCCCGCCGCGTGTGAGCTATTTGGCGTTTCTCTGGACGATTTGCTCGGTCGCTGCATTGCCGATTTTTCCCAGGTCGAGTTTGATTTCCCAAGCGCCTGGCAACAGTTTCTAGAGAAGGGACACGAGCGGGGAGAATTTATTCTGGTGCGCCCTGACGGTACCGTGCGCGAGGTGGAATACGCCGCCACCGCCCACTTTGTGCCCCATCGACATTTATCGGTGCTGCGGGACATGACCGAGCGCCGCCAGCTAGAGCGCCAGGTGCAAGCCCTGAACCATGATTTGGAGCGACAGGTTCAGCAGCGCACGGCAGACTTGCTGGCAGCCAACGCCATGCTGCAAGCCACCAATCAACAACTGCAAGCCGAGATCCGACAGCGAGAGCGGGCTGAAATTGCGCTGGAGTGTGCTGAAGATGGCGTGTGGGATTGGCATGTTCCGACCGGAACGCTGTGGCTGTCTGGCGAGTGGAAAAGGATGCTGGGCTATGATTGCGAGACAGACGAAATTGGGGATCGCTTGCAGGAATGGAGCAACCGGCTTCATCCTGAAGATCGAAATCGGGTTCTGTGGGAAACAGAAATCCACCTGGCCGGGCGCACGCCCCTATTCCGCAGCGAATATCGTTTGCGAGCCAGAGATGGAACCTGGCGATGGATTCTCGACCGGGGCAAGGTGGTGGAACGAGATGCAACGGGTGCGCCGCTGCGAATGATCGGCACTCATGTAGACATCACTGAGCGCAAGCGTCTGGAAGAATCTCTACGGGAGAGCCAGCAAAAGTATCGAACCCTGTTTGAAATCTTGCCAGTGGGCGTGTCGATTACCGATGGAGCAGGCAAGATAATCGAAGTGAATCCGGCCTTTGAGCAGATTTTAGGGCTTTCGGTTGACAGATACACTGGGATATATGCCCAGCGGGTGCATGACTTGCCCACTTGGGAGATGCTCCGTTGCGACGGCAGCCTCATGCCGCCAGAAGAGTGTGCCGCTGTGAGGTCACTGCGGGCGGGGCAAACCATCGTTGGGCAAGAGCAGGGTATTCGGCGGTCGGATGGCTCGATTTCTTGGGTAAGTGTCAGCGCTGCGCCGATTCCGCTGAAGAACTATGGAGTGGCGATCGCCCACGTTGACATCAGCGCCCGCAAAGCCGCCGAAATTGCCCTGCGCCAGAGCGAACTGCGGTTTTTGGAAATTTCTAACTCGTCTCCGGCCAATATCTACATTTTAGTGCGGAGACAGGATGGCTCCTGGTATGTCGAACACATGAGCCGGGCTATTGAGGAGATTCTGGAATACTCTGTGGCTCAGGTGATTGAAAATCCAGACTTGCTGGTCGAATGTATTCACGCCGATGACCGAGCAGCCTACGAAGCCGCTGTAGAACAGAGCCTCGCTTCGCTGGGGCCGTTTTACTGCGAGTGGCGCGTAGTGACTCCATCAGGCAGCGTGAAGTGGCTGAAGGGCAGTTCTCGCCCCCGGCAGCGAGACAACGGGGAGATTGCTTGGTATGGCGTGGTGCTGGATATTAGCAACTTGAAAGCCGCCGAAGCCGCCCTGCGCCAGCAAGAACAAGAGTTTCGCACGCTAGCCGAAAACGCGCCTGACAGCATCCTGCGGTGCGATCGCCAGTTTCGCTTTCTCTATGTCAACCCCACGGTAGAGAAGCTTGTAGGCATTCCAGCGGCCGAGTTGGTGGGGCTAACTCCTCAAGAGCTAGACTTTCCTAAAGCGCTGGTCGCCCTTTGGATGGATGCCATGGAGCAAGTCTTTACTACCGGGCAAGATCGGGCTGTAGAAATAGAATATGACATGACTTTGCCCAGTGGAGTCTTTACCTTTCACGCTCGCATTGTGCCAGAACTAGCGGCTGACGGGTCTGTTACATCGGTGCTGGTCGTCGCCCGCGACATTACCACCCTAAGACAAGTCCAGAATGCCTTTGCTGCCCAAGCCGAGCGAGAACGGGCGCTGCGGCTGATTACCCAACACATCCGCGAAACCCTGAACCTGAAGCAAATTTTGGAGACGGCGGTGCAAGAAGTGCAGCGTACCCTGCAAGCCGATCGCACGCTTGTTCTCCGGCTCGATGGCGATCGTCAGGGGGTTGTCATTCAAGAAGCCGTGCGACCAGAGTATCCCCCGATGCTGAACCGAATGCTTAACCTGCGGCGGGATGGCGACAGCTTTTTTGGAGACTGGAACCCAGCCGATGCCCCAGCCGATACCCCAAACGATGCTCAGCGTCCGAAAGAGACAGCACTGGGAGATTGGCGCGAGGTGATGGAGCCAATAGCAGTTCAGTCAAACCTGGTTGCGCCCATTGCCAAAACGCTAGAGGATGGCTCCATTGTCACCTGGGGGCTGCTGATGACTCATGCCTGCGCCCAGCCGCGAGTTTGGAAGCCAGAAGAAGCGGACTTGCTGCAACAGGTTGCTAATCAGTTGGCGATCGCCATCCAGCAATCTAACTTGCACCAGCAGGTTCAGCAATGGGCAACCACGCTAGAACAGCAGGTGCAGGAGCGCACTGCCGAACTCCAGCAAGCGCTAGACTTTGAAGCCGCGCTCAAGCGCATCACCGACAAGGTGCGCGACAGCCTGGACGAACGCAAAATCCTGCAAGCCGTGGTTCAAGAACTGGGACAAACGCTGCGGGTGCTTTGCTGCGACACAGCCCTTTATGATTTGGAGCATCGCACCTCTACAATCTACTGCGAATATGTCGTGTCAGCGGATCAGTCCGCAGAGGGCATGATTCTCTCGATGGATGACCATCCTGAAATTTACACTCAGCTTTTGCAGGGCATTGGGCACCAGTTTTGCTTTCGCGACATTGGGGGTCAGATAAGCCGCGAACTGATGTGCAGTTCTACGATTTTCACGCAACCAATTTTCGATGATCAGGGCTGTCTGGGCGATGTCTGGCTGCTGCGACCGCGCGAGCAGTGGTTTAGCGAACCCGAAATTCGGCTGGTGCGGCAGGTGGCCAACCAGTGCGCGATCGCCCTCCGCCAGTCGCGGCTGTTTCAGGCGGCTCAGACCCAGGTGGCAGAGCTAGAGCGGCTAAATCGGCTCAAAGACCATTTCCTTAGCACCGTGTCCCACGAACTCCGTACGCCCATGGCCAACATCAAGTTGGCCACCGACTTGCTCGAAGTTCACCTCCAGCAATCGGGGCTACTGCCAGAGTCAGACCGCCCCGCCCCCACTCAATTAGCCCAATATTTTCAGATTCTCAAAGACGAAGGCCAGCGTGAAATCAGCCTGATTAATGACCTGCTTGACCTAACCAGCATTGATGCAGACGCAGAGCCACTGATCCTCAGCCCCCTCACTCTGCAAGATTGGCTGCCCCATGTGCTGGAGCCATTTTTGAATCGGGCCCAGCGCCAACAGCAGCGGCTAACCCTGTCAATATCGCCGGATTTGCCGCCCGTGACTACTGATGCGTCATTGCTCCAGCGGATATTAGGCGAACTGCTGACCAATGCCTGCAAATACACCCCCACAGGGGAGGGGATTGAAGTTTCAGCCACAGCAACAGCGATGCTCCTGAATCTTTGCGTGGCGAATACGGGGGTAGACGTGCCCGCGACCGAGTGCGATCGCATCTTTGAGCGGTTCTATCGCATTCCCAACCTCGATCCCTGGAAACACGGCGGCACAGGGCTGGGGCTGGCGCTGGTCAAAAAACGGGTGGAATATCTGGGCGGCATGATTTGGGCCGAATGCGAACCCCAGCGGCTCAGCCTGAAGATTCAGCTGCCCCTAGAGCGATCGCCCCACCGCCAAAATCCCCAAGCCCTGCGCTAA
- a CDS encoding TenA family protein → MALAETLWQENQDLAIACLNHPFVQGIGDGSLDKAKFSYYVGQDAFFLEAFARAYSIAAAKAPDWQGFQVFHNLAGGVLHELNLHEGYAAQWGVDLRAVQPGAATRRYTDFLLATAWSQTVGVAAVAMLPCMKLYAFLGQALAASGIPTHAYADWIRTYSSAEFEPLTVQLADLSEQYATLTPLVQATYRYAMQCELDFFESAWTGQ, encoded by the coding sequence ATGGCGCTGGCAGAGACACTGTGGCAAGAAAACCAGGATTTGGCGATCGCCTGTTTGAACCATCCTTTTGTGCAGGGCATTGGCGACGGCTCTCTGGACAAGGCAAAATTTAGCTATTACGTCGGGCAGGATGCCTTTTTTCTAGAAGCCTTTGCCCGCGCCTACAGCATTGCCGCTGCCAAAGCCCCTGACTGGCAGGGATTCCAGGTATTTCACAATCTGGCGGGCGGCGTGCTGCATGAGTTAAACTTGCACGAGGGTTATGCTGCACAGTGGGGAGTGGATTTGCGTGCGGTGCAGCCGGGAGCCGCCACGCGACGCTATACCGACTTTTTGCTGGCCACGGCCTGGAGCCAAACGGTCGGGGTTGCAGCCGTGGCCATGCTGCCCTGCATGAAGCTCTACGCATTTTTGGGGCAAGCACTAGCAGCGTCGGGCATTCCCACCCATGCCTACGCCGACTGGATTCGCACCTACAGTAGCGCCGAGTTTGAGCCGCTGACGGTGCAGCTTGCCGACTTGTCGGAGCAGTACGCTACGCTGACGCCGCTGGTGCAAGCGACCTATCGCTATGCGATGCAGTGCGAACTGGATTTCTTTGAATCGGCCTGGACAGGGCAATAG
- a CDS encoding phosphoribulokinase yields MTNKPDRVVLIGVAGDSGCGKSTFLRRLADLFGEDMMTVICLDDYHSLDRKQRKEVGVTALNPKANNFDLMYEQIKALKEGKSIEKPIYNHETGMIDPPETVHPNHIVVIEGLHPMYDERVRSLLDFSVYLDIDDEVKIAWKIQRDMAERGHTYEDVLAAINSRRPDFEAYIDPQKQYADVVIQILPTKLIPNDTERKVLRVRMVQKEGVEGFEPAYLFDEGSTIDWIPCGRKLTCSYPGIRLFYGPDSYYGNPVSVLEVDGQFDRLDEVIYIESHLSNLSTKYYGELTELLLKHREYPGSSNGSGLFQVLVGLKMRATYEKLTSPDAMLAAKAGSN; encoded by the coding sequence ATGACCAATAAGCCAGACCGTGTAGTTTTAATTGGCGTTGCCGGTGATTCTGGGTGCGGCAAATCCACCTTTCTGCGCCGCTTGGCAGATCTTTTCGGCGAAGACATGATGACCGTCATCTGCTTAGACGACTATCACAGTCTGGATCGTAAGCAGCGCAAAGAAGTGGGCGTGACGGCGCTGAATCCTAAGGCAAATAACTTCGACTTGATGTACGAGCAGATTAAGGCTCTGAAGGAAGGCAAGTCGATTGAGAAGCCAATTTATAACCACGAAACGGGGATGATTGACCCGCCGGAGACGGTTCATCCTAACCATATTGTGGTGATTGAGGGGCTGCACCCGATGTATGACGAGCGAGTGCGATCGCTCCTTGATTTCAGCGTCTATCTCGACATTGACGACGAAGTGAAAATCGCCTGGAAGATCCAGCGCGACATGGCAGAGCGTGGTCATACCTACGAAGATGTGCTGGCTGCCATTAACTCGCGTCGTCCCGACTTTGAGGCCTACATTGACCCGCAAAAGCAGTACGCCGATGTGGTCATTCAGATCCTGCCGACCAAGCTCATCCCCAACGATACGGAGCGCAAGGTGCTGCGGGTTCGTATGGTTCAAAAGGAAGGTGTGGAAGGGTTTGAGCCTGCCTATCTGTTTGATGAAGGCTCGACCATCGACTGGATTCCCTGCGGTCGCAAACTGACCTGCTCCTACCCAGGGATTCGCTTGTTCTACGGGCCCGATAGCTATTATGGCAATCCGGTATCGGTGCTGGAGGTAGACGGCCAGTTTGATCGTCTGGATGAAGTGATTTACATTGAAAGCCACCTGAGCAATCTGTCTACCAAATATTACGGGGAACTGACTGAACTGCTGCTGAAGCACCGGGAGTATCCAGGCTCGTCGAATGGCAGTGGTCTGTTCCAGGTGCTGGTGGGTCTGAAGATGCGGGCCACCTACGAGAAGCTGACCTCGCCGGATGCGATGCTGGCGGCAAAGGCTGGCTCCAATTAG